aatttgTTGTCCCCTATGCAAATTGACGCCAACCCATGCTCCCAACTTGACTATGCTACGAACCCATCAATTTCTTGCGTCTCTGAAAGCCGTCTGCCATTTgtactcaaaccctagttctcttagaTGTATCTCATAGGtgatgaatgagatagaggtgagagagatagagtcTAGAGTGATGTTTATGGGGGAATGGTTGTGTGGTTGGAGAGGCTCGAGATGGTGAAGAGGTACAGGAGCTCGAGAAGGAGAAATTGCAGGGCTCTGCAATGGTCGGGGAGAACGATAGTTTTGGGGAAAGGAAGTGTTTGGCTGAAGGTGAAGATATTTGATGTTTAGGTGTTGGtcaggtgcagcggagtttgatgaacaacgagtggaaggcgttggatcatcaacttcagattgaatctaacggcaagatataagaaggctctgagcgaccgttggattaagtgatacaacgaagctgacggctccagatggagttaggtgctgtagtgttagacaggagtttcagactttgatgtacggcgatgctgcgaccgtaggatgctgagatgatccaatctgacggctagaaagggaaacgggtatggatataggaaatggatttgggcgagggttttgggccttgggtatgccaagcccatatcttctttaagaacaatttttcctcttcaagcccacttctcgttgatccggctcttgcaaacatcattcttcgcttcctcctagcgggagtctttgccgttcctttgctcttttcgctccgtgagataatcaggctttatttagtacctaaaaatgcaaaattaattaagaaaaatatttattcttgaaaacaatgaaaatacagaatatgggataaaatgtagaattaatgcacaaaagatgagttaaatgccaacaaaaagggataaatatatacaatatttggcactcatcatagcACAAAAATAAATAACTAAAAATAATCCAAAGTGCTTATCACCCTTGCTCTCGGCCATCTCATACTAATTTCAATGCTAAGATGAAATAGGAATCAGGGACTGCATTTGTTCAGCTATCATTacatagaaaagaagaagaatcctcTGGTAAAAGAAAGAAACCAAACCTTTGTTCATTAACACATAAAACGGACAAaaggtttatcaaaaaaaaaaaaaaaagagctgaAAGGATTGCATCACTAGACATCTACTAGAAGTATTTCAACTAAAATCAACTAACGAGGATTAAACTACCCAAGGCTAGATTTAAATTCCGAAATTTTTTGAGACACGTCACCTGTTTGATCACCGTCTTCAGTTGAGTAATTTTCTAGCTGAACGAGTCTAGCCTCAATTATTTCCAAGTCACCGATGATACGGTTATAGTTCTTGAAAAAATTCACGAGTTCAGTATCAATGTTTGTGACATGCTTTAAAATCAAATCCATTTGGATAGATATTTTTTCAACCATAATAAATAGATAAGCTAACTTGTCTTCTTTATCCTGTAGAGAATCTTGTGACTTTGTTTTCTCGAAAATTCGGTGCGGAAAGAATGTGCTAAGATCTATCTGTTCCCCAGAGTAAGAGCTCGTTGATGACAGCATTTTCTTCCTGTGGGGTTCAATTTTTTGATATTTCGACCttcaaaacctaatacaaaacaATGCCATTTCTGGATTAGTTTTATAGAGCAAGCAGTGCACGGAAACTGTTAACAACACTTGTGTCGTTGGATCATGCGGTATATCGGTGAAGGGATACATCCAATGTAGTCAAACATGGCCGATATATCGTTAATAATTATCGGTTCCGGGTTACGTGCAAATTAATTACATCGCATTCAACCCGTATACACGTTTAAAGGTCTCTAGCTTTTTCATATTCATATTCAATGCTTGTGCTTATAAAAAAAAGTGTATGTTCAATGTATTCATAGTTGTATTAGATGATGCAagtacatttttacttttatataCACATGTAACTTGTTAGGCTACTAGTGAATTTTTGATGTTTTCTAATAGaagataaatcatcaatttagtttctttccaacaaatcAAAATGTTATCCGATGTTAGCTAAATGACTTATATGAATGATTGAATCGTAAAATTCTCCTACAAGATCTATTTTTTGATATACGTCGATTATTGATATATGGAGGCAAATATTTTAAGGCGGATTAAGAAagcttactccctccgttccactttagattatgtttttagagtttcacgtagattaagaaatggagagagatatagAAATTTTCCATTTATATCCCTGAAAAAAAtcttcaaacattaattactATTTGTGCATTTGAAAATAAGCTTATAGTTCCAAGACAAAATATTAGGGTGTTATTGGAaattttgtaggaaaatataaAAACCATCAAGtattgtggaacaaaaaaataatcctAAAACGTCACTtaaaaatggaacggagggagtattaataaGATGTAGAGGTACAATTTACTAGATTAGTCCATGTGCTACGCACCgtgcatttttttcttttaaccgtTTCTTTTTATTTGGTGCATTTTTTATTTAGTGTTGTCCTGGCCAATCTCAATGGTTAAGGGGAAGCATGTGTGTGCATACATCGCGCCCTGTTTGTTCCGAACATTCTTCACCCTTATAATAGTCGAATAAAGGTGGAAATACAATTCTTCACCTAGAAGATAGGTGAAAAAGAAGTTTCCACACGAACTTTATGAAAATGGTCAAGCGAAATAAAATATAAAACGTAATGATTCGTCTAACCTCGATAGTTAAATGTTCGAAAAACGAATAACCTCAAAAAATGAATGATTGTTGAATCCTATTGGGGCTTGAACCCAATAGGATTTTTAAGCTTGAAGTTCTAGTTAGCATTGGATGTCACTGtaatacagtggtaaagtcattgggtgacgataccagtgacctgagttcgaaactcgccagcatcaAATTGTTTACCGACCAGTTAGCAATTCAGGATACGACATACGTACGGAatggcaaacgtacgagtattatacggattCGTAAAAATTAAATTCGGTCAAAAATTCGGTTAACGATTCGTAATTCGGCAGTAATACGGAACGTGATATATACGTGTATAATTCGCCTTACTAATGTGAGTTGGGTATGGAAAATACGGCAAacattaattaatacaataatattTTAAGTGTTGAGGGGTATGATTTGTGATAAAAAATGCAATATATATTTAATATACCAATGCCTAAAACTTCAACACACGGCTGGAGCAGTGGATGAAGCCTGAAGGTTGGTTAATTTAGTATTATAGTAAGCAACAGTATTGCGTAGGTCGACTCTCCCCACTCCCATTTTTGCGAAAAGAAACCAATAGGGCTAATTTCCGTCTGTGGACTGTGGCCCTGTGAGGTGCGAAGTACAATTGGGCTTGTGAGAGTATTGGTTGGTGGGCTAGGAACTATAGTTGGGCTGCAAACTATACTTAGGCTAAACTTACAATCCGAATGTCCGAATGATTTGCGGATTCGTAAATTTCCTCACCACATGCATATATAAGGGAAGGGGGTTACTAAATTTCTTCACCACATGCATAAGGGGAGAGGGTCaaattttcttaatctaagaaAATCGTCATTTTTTTTCCATATTCTTAACACCATTTCTCATACACAATAAATGAGGGTATTTACGAGAAAATTCATCTTGGAAACAGTCATTcgcctatttatttattttaataggCTAAAGCCGAAACCtggtatgaaaaaaaaaacctggCCACTACCCAAATCCAGCCAGCTGGACTAGCCCCACTGCTAGACCCAACCCCGCCAAACCCCTATGTACAATTAATTACTTACAAACCTCTACGGTGGGTATTGAACCCCTGATTTCTTCCTTATtagagttgatgggataccactgagctagcTCTTCGATCCACTGTGGTGTTTTTGATATACATCATGACACGGTATGGGTTCGGAGTTTGGACGCATAGATTGATGTATGCTTCCCCCTTGTTTATACTCTGTGtgtactagtagtatactagggTCTCTTCGGTCTAGATGAAATGACAAGACCCTTGCAAGAATAGGAGTACTGATTAGATCTCGTTGTTGTTCTCTGCAATCTTCCCCTGTAATCATCAGAAAAGACGTTAGCTTTTCTCCTCTTTTTTACTCGATTTTCGCTAGTCCTTACTCTACCCCGACCCTATAAATGAGCTCTGCTTCCTAGGAGCGTTTTCAGAGTGAGTGGGGCTCCTGAGATGTTAACATCAGTGGATATTAGATTTTGTGAAAATAAGTTAACGGGATAGGATCAGTTGACATGTTACAATTATTATTTTAGCGTCATTTTTTCTACCCAACCCAAACTGCGATGAGTTTGAAACTAATTTTTGGGGGACACGTTCTTAATATAATTCTCTACACTCTAATGAATAATGAGAGCCACCATCTGATAATAATGCCATTTAAACCTTGTTATCAGATCATTCCCTTCGTAAATAATGTAAATATGAGTCAATAGTAACAATATGACAGCGCActtaatgaagatgaaaacgcaATATTCCATTTAAAATACATGCGTGAAGGTTTGCAACTGGCTCCCAATGCTATTTTTATGATATTAGGACAGACATCCATGCTTATTTACCTTACCCCTTGGATTTTATTTTTTGCTTAGTCAGATGCATGTctcccaattttattttatttttgaagcatgtTGTCTCTCATTTCTTTCTATCTCGCGGACTTGGTGGTATATTACAAAAATAATTCTTCACTTCAAGTTGGTGCAACCATCGTGGTGGGAAAAATGAAGGGGACTAAAAACGATTTTTTGATATACTAGTGAACCAAATTTAAAATTAAGGTGGGCTAAATATAAAATCTATAGTAAAAGTAAGGGGCTTCTTATGATTTTGTTGATTTTAGGGGGTGGTGGCGGCCGCTGGCTCAGAGTTAGTCTACCCTTGGCTCTCCATAGAACCATGTATGTGAAGAATTCAAAACGGGTGAAAACTAAGTTTTGCACTTGGTACATCGGGGTGGAAGAAACTTCAAAATATCGGTGAAAAAAAGAATTTCCCTCAAAACACCCAACGTAGTTAGTCGATCTCGTGATTTAACGGCCACTTAGCCACTGATCGTTTCGCTGTTTTCCGATATTCGTGCACATATTTTCTAACTATTATGTTTGAACAAGTACATATTTTTGCCCCAACCCAACGTAAAATATTTTCGTATCGTTTAATATATTATGTATTTTTTGGGCAGCATAGGCATGTGAAAAGCATTGAACGTGACTTAACGAATTCCTGATTTTCCCGTATTGCGCATATTTGACTTCGCATTACACATGAAACATTTTCCGCTAAAAAAGAACTTTGCAACCAAAATATTACTATCAAAGTATCAATGGTCACAAAGAGATTATTACAATGATGGTAATCTAGATATTACAACATGTTAACATACACAACCGATTCCTTAAACAGGCTACAATTATAACTTCTATTAACAGAATCAAACCCACATAACAAATTCTAAATCTATCAAATTAGAAACTGTATACAGTGACTTTACCATTTTTTTATGTTTGGAAGAAACATTCACATTCAGAATCTATCAAGCGTCGCATCCTTACTGGTTCACTGAAGAAACCATTTCTCCGTAATTATGAAGCGTCGCTTCCTTACTGGTTGATGGAATTCACCAGGACCCACCGCCGCCCGGGAAGGGTTTAAGGTTCAATAAGCAATCTAAGATGGAACTGGAACCAGTCAAATccagtaaaaagaagaaaattaaatTCGACCTAAACGCCATTACTTATTACCAACACCATACGAGCAAATCCACACTCTCTTATTGTTTATCTTTCGCTTCCTCTGATTAATATGATTCATACCCTTTTCCTAACAAAGTATCAGAGCCTAGGGAAACTATGGTGGCCAAATAATTGCTTAGTCCTCTTGTTAACAGATGACAAGCACCTGCATTTCTATTTCTAAGTTTTTGATGCTTCGGATCATATAAAAGACCCTCTCCAGGAATCCAGAATAAAATATCACCGCTTTTAAATATACACGCCATCTTCAAAGGGAACAAGAACTCATCCCAACCTTTGAAACAAGGATAATCCACAAGAGTTTTATGGGTAATGGTATAACGTTGACACCAAGATTCTCCAGATCCATATTCTTGCATCACCCACACCTCTATGAGACTCGTTGGAACCTGTACAATTACACAAAGGTCCAAATCCATTACTCCGATATCCATCAAGACATGGCCTTGACCCCAAGATTTATTTGGTAGCTGCATCTCTTTGAAGACCTCTTTGTTGATATCCCACGATAAAACAAACTGAGAGGCCTGGCCAAACATATTAGATACCCAATGGAAAGCACCATTAAGAAACATCTCACCACAGGAAGAATCGGTGATATCATACTGAACGCTTTGAGTGCTCCATGACTTTTCTCGTAACCTGAAGATGTGAAATGCTGAACCGTCATTACCTTGAGCACACCTGCTCTCAGCAATTACCAGTTTAAAATTATCAATCTTGCAATCATAACTGAAACTGTGAGTTCTAATATCAAGGTAGTTGTATTCTTTTAGTGCATGCAATCCAGGTAATTTCATATACTCTGCTGTAGCGGGGCTCCAAATACAGACAAAATATTGAGAAGTTATGTTATAATACAACAGGCAAACCAGACCTTTGGATGAACCCAACATAGTAATATAAAAATCTGAATTTTTGTAAGGGACATCTGATACAATAGTATACTCCTGAATACTTGCGGATGCTAATACTGAATCATGAGTTACTGAGAAAATTTTTCTTGATACTGAGAATCCTGAAGGCATTGATCTATTCCGTTCCAaggtaaaataaagaaaattcagGTTGTTTTTCTGGATATCACGATATGTGTGCATTCTAGCAAAATCGATATCCGAAATAATGTCACATATAAACTTGCAGAGCACTTGCAAACAAATGTTGTttccactggaacccttgtaagGATCTCAAACCATAGAGTTCGCGGAATGATTGACATCGTTGTAACAGCTGCTGCTGTTTCTGATTATGCTTCTACAATTTATAGGGAAAAAAatctgtaagttttttttttttttgaagccaaAAAACTGTAAGTTACGTGAGGAAGGAGatggaaatatttaagaaaattacACAACCACCCATAGAACTTTAACCCTAATGATTAATGCACCGAAAAAATGCAACCTAAATCTACGCAGTGTGACTGTGACTGGGGTGGTGGGACCAGCCACTCCTCCGAACCCCTATCCCAATGTTTAGAACGCAAAGTTCAGACCGTCCGATCGCTCATGGTGCGTAACCCGGTGTAGTTCTATGGTCAACCTAGAATCACTCCCAAGATAGCCAATATCTATCGATAGATTCTAGGTTGACCGCAATTTAACGCGTGGAATGTGCCGAGAGAAAATGAAGGGCAAAGAGGGCGGGCAACTGATAAATATCCGTCGGCTACTGGCagtaccgataaggttaaggttaaggattATCGGATATCCGGTGTATTTCACGCGTTAAGGGCACAGATGTAAGCGTTCTTAACTTAGGATGGTGAATGGGAAGAAATTTATGAAGCGGGTCCCACCCTCCCCTCACATAATATTTGTGGGCACGAAAAAAGGGTAGTTTTGGAAATTCAAATTTGCAGTTTTTACACGTGCAATGTGCCAATATATCCTGCTATCATAGGGTCCGAGACTTATCGCATTTTATATGTTTGATGTTTAAGTTTTAGACGGAAACTACTAACATGCGCTCATTTTTATTTACTAGTGTTCTGCACGTGCATACGCACGTGCAAGCTGGGTCTAGGTCTATCACTTTTGTCTGAGTTTACAAAGTTAATTTTCAAATCAACTAAATTACTAATATACccttatattatttatttcccaTGGCTTGTATGGGCATGGATTAAGGGAAAAATGGTCTAAGGAAATTTGCAGATTCATTGCTACAGTGCCTAAGGGGTCTTCCCTTTATAATAGTAATAGGTAGGTAACACATTGTTTGTGTGATAATAACAAAAGGGCAATTCTGGAAACTCAGAATTTGCAGCTTCAAAACACTGAACAGTGCCTAAGGGGTCCTCGCACGTGCTTTCCTTTCAGCCTCATGGGACCCACACACATGACTCGATCTCTATTCTCTTGTTCTCTCTCGAGTCCTAAGACTCCTAACTCTTTAATTctgatttattttttcatttccaCGTTTGGTGAGCTTGGGGACGATAAGATTGAATTTTAAAAGAGATTGCATAATCACTTGTCTAGATTCGATATTAACGCTAAGAGATGTAATTTCTTTTTTCGTAGGCTAGGGATTGTGATTCAGAAGagggttggagcccagcttgttgctcgaattccaactagtttcattcaGTCCTCCCTTGTTGTCGATGATGACGAATTTTGAGGTTTGAACATAAATTATtaatattgtatttatttattttctaccTTTTAGAAAAGTAAATCCGTTAATAGTCCAATTTGTccctaattaatatcaaaaaGGTGGGTTCATGGAAATATCTGATAGGGGCAAAACGGGAAACGAATTTTGCAGCTTCAACTAAGGGGAGATCcatttatataatagaatagatagATAGATATAGAATAGATTTCTATGAAAGTGGTTTATGAAACTATTCAACATATTTTCCTTTACGAATTGTATGAAAAATGTGACGGTTTTAGTGACCATTCTTGTTCTTCCATCTTAAAAGAGCGTCTACAAACATAGTTAGACCAGGGGGAAGCATACATCAATCTATAGTTCCAAATCCTTGTCGTGTCATGATCGCTTTCTCACACCAATTTGTCGTATCATAAAATAACTTTGCTAAACACACCGTGGAAGGGTACCTTGAATTACACTTCGGGAAAATCTGACGGTCTAGGAATGGCTCTGAACATCGGGATAGGAAGTGGGGCAGGAATGGGCCCACCGTCCTCTCACACGGTGCACACAACGCTCGGTGTATAAGTCATTTCCGATCATAAAATTAGCCCCAATGATTAATCCTAATTCATACACTTGATCATTATTACTTTACTTAATCACCCTAATTAATACTAATTGAATATtagatattaaaaataataagATAAGGGGCTttcaagccccaataataggactCCTAAGACTTACTCTAATGGTGTCCAAGATTCCACACTCTCACTATTGAAGTGTCGTTAATATTGACACTGCTTTCTTGCTTCCCAACGAGTGCTTCAATTTGGTTGGATGCAAGATGAAAGCAATCCAGGCATGCTATTAGAAACGGCGTATCCAAAAAACATTATACGCCGTTAGGAATGGCGTACCAGAGAATATTCCATCGAAATATTTTCTGGCGCGCCATTAGGAATGGCGTGCCACGGTACTTAAAACGGCGTATTTGGAGTACGCCATTACAAACGACGTGCCAGTTTTATATATGTTTGACCTTTTCTGGACGACACCCCGTTTGCACTCTTATGTTATGCCACTCTCTCTTCGTGTATATTTTCTCTCAGTGAGCATTGGTTAAACATACAACATTTCGAATAAAGTGATATTAAGCTTGGGGATACATGGATGGAATGATTACAGATTTCTAGACGATTATTTAATACTAATCTTAGTTGTGCAGAGAATGTGCGGGAAGCCTTTAAACCGTTATGTGGCCATAACGGACgagtttagtctcgtgaaggtttacatagaggtatacccacaaaatcattactATCATGTCGTTGATGCGGTTGTTTTAATCTTCCTCTCCATCTTGAGGAGGATTTGGTGGTTGTTGTATCGTG
This portion of the Papaver somniferum cultivar HN1 chromosome 11, ASM357369v1, whole genome shotgun sequence genome encodes:
- the LOC113324877 gene encoding F-box/kelch-repeat protein At3g06240-like, translating into MPSGFSVSRKIFSVTHDSVLASASIQEYTIVSDVPYKNSDFYITMLGSSKGLVCLLYYNITSQYFVCIWSPATAEYMKLPGLHALKEYNYLDIRTHSFSYDCKIDNFKLVIAESRCAQGNDGSAFHIFRLREKSWSTQSVQYDITDSSCGEMFLNGAFHWVSNMFGQASQFVLSWDINKEVFKEMQLPNKSWGQGHVLMDIGVMDLDLCVIVQVPTSLIEVWVMQEYGSGESWCQRYTITHKTLVDYPCFKGWDEFLFPLKMACIFKSGDILFWIPGEGLLYDPKHQKLRNRNAGACHLLTRGLSNYLATIVSLGSDTLLGKGYESY